One genomic segment of Longimicrobium sp. includes these proteins:
- a CDS encoding ABC-F family ATP-binding cassette domain-containing protein has protein sequence MISVSNLEKSFGDRVLFQDAAFQLNPGERYGIVGANGCGKTTLLSILSGDADATKGSVSIPRSARLGVLRQDQFLYESESILNVTLMGNPELWRAMVEKEKVLANAHEYFDADRFSELEDTVMRLDGYTAEARAAVILEGLGLPAEIHDQPLSTLSGGFKLRVLLAQVLAGSPDVLLLDEPTNHLDILSIRWLEKFLHDFEGPVAVISHDHRFLDNVASYILDVDYQTVTLYRGNYSDFLEQKVEDRERKEKEIEGRQKEIAHHQKFVDKFKAKASKARQAQSKAKMIERKVEEMEELPGSSRRYPKFRFNQRRESGKEVLRIKGVRKSFGDKEVLPGVDLEVRRGDRMVIMGPNGIGKSTLLKIVMGELAPDQGGVEWGYEAQRSYFAQDHHEQLEDQEGTAEQWLWGFCPDKDRGFVRGHLGMMLFSGDDGEKRLSALSGGEAARLVFSKIALEQPNVLVLDEPTNHLDLESIEALVAGLQSYEGTLILVSHDRWFVAQLATRVVEISRAGIRDFLGTYEEYVHSCGDDHLDADAVVLKARQEDRKGKQKGEKREMAGR, from the coding sequence ATGATCTCTGTATCCAACCTCGAAAAATCGTTTGGCGACCGCGTCCTCTTCCAGGATGCCGCCTTTCAGCTGAACCCGGGCGAGCGCTACGGCATCGTGGGCGCCAACGGGTGCGGCAAGACCACGCTCCTCAGCATCCTCAGCGGCGACGCGGATGCCACCAAGGGCTCCGTTTCGATCCCCAGGTCGGCCCGGCTGGGCGTGCTGCGCCAGGACCAGTTCCTCTACGAGAGCGAATCGATCCTCAACGTCACGCTGATGGGGAACCCGGAGCTGTGGCGGGCGATGGTGGAGAAGGAAAAGGTGCTCGCCAACGCGCACGAGTACTTCGACGCGGACCGCTTCAGCGAGCTGGAAGACACGGTCATGCGCCTGGACGGCTACACCGCCGAGGCGCGCGCCGCCGTCATCCTGGAGGGGCTCGGCCTTCCCGCCGAGATCCACGACCAGCCGCTGTCGACGCTCTCCGGCGGCTTCAAGCTGCGGGTGCTCCTGGCGCAGGTGCTGGCCGGCAGCCCGGACGTCCTTCTGCTCGACGAGCCCACGAACCACCTGGACATCCTCTCCATCCGCTGGCTGGAGAAGTTCCTTCACGACTTCGAGGGCCCGGTCGCCGTGATCTCGCACGATCACCGCTTTCTGGACAACGTGGCCAGCTACATTCTGGACGTGGACTACCAGACGGTCACGCTGTACAGGGGGAACTACTCGGACTTCCTGGAGCAGAAGGTGGAGGACCGGGAGCGGAAGGAGAAGGAGATCGAGGGGCGGCAGAAGGAGATCGCCCATCACCAGAAGTTCGTGGACAAGTTCAAGGCCAAGGCGAGCAAGGCCCGGCAGGCGCAGAGCAAGGCCAAGATGATCGAGCGCAAGGTGGAGGAGATGGAGGAGCTTCCCGGCTCGTCACGCCGCTACCCCAAGTTCCGCTTCAACCAGCGGCGGGAGAGCGGCAAGGAAGTGCTGCGCATCAAGGGCGTGCGCAAGTCGTTCGGCGACAAGGAGGTCCTCCCCGGCGTGGACCTGGAGGTGCGCCGCGGCGACCGCATGGTGATCATGGGGCCCAACGGGATCGGCAAGTCCACGCTGCTCAAGATCGTGATGGGCGAGCTGGCTCCCGACCAGGGCGGGGTGGAGTGGGGGTACGAGGCGCAGCGCAGCTACTTCGCCCAGGACCACCACGAGCAGCTCGAAGACCAGGAGGGGACGGCCGAGCAGTGGCTGTGGGGCTTCTGCCCGGACAAGGACCGCGGCTTCGTGCGCGGCCACCTGGGGATGATGCTCTTCAGTGGCGACGACGGCGAGAAGCGGCTGAGCGCCCTCTCCGGCGGCGAGGCGGCGCGGCTGGTGTTCAGCAAGATCGCGCTGGAGCAGCCCAACGTCCTGGTGCTCGATGAGCCCACCAACCACCTGGACCTCGAGTCGATCGAGGCGCTGGTGGCGGGGCTGCAGAGCTACGAGGGCACGCTGATCCTGGTGAGCCACGACCGGTGGTTCGTGGCGCAGCTCGCCACGCGCGTGGTGGAGATCAGCCGCGCCGGCATCCGCGACTTCCTGGGCACCTACGAGGAGTACGTCCACTCCTGCGGCGACGACCACCTGGACGCCGACGCCGTGGTGCTCAAGGCGCGCCAGGAGGACCGCAAGGGGAAGCAAAAGGGCGAGAAGCGGGAGATGGCGGGGCGTTGA
- a CDS encoding amidohydrolase family protein has protein sequence MFRTAAIVLALLFGREQLSAQASSAGGPVTALVGGTLIDGTGRRPVPGATVVMQDGRIVCAGRCAVPAGARRVDVRGKYVIPGLVDGHVHYSQTGWADGRPDALDVRARFPYDSTIASLQAHPERFYRSHLCSGVTATFDVGGYPWTWALREGAERSTAAPHVAAAGPLLSTRDHWVNLPAERQFVHTATDSATRAGARMAAAWESDAVKVWYLVGANSPDTAASKSRIRVAAEEARRAGIPLIVHATSLWAAKDALRAGAKLLVHSVEDVAVDDEFLRLAREAGASYNPTLTVREGYLQLREQRFNPQGLPLECVDPATRAKAFLTDSLPPAGGDNAAIRARAAEGYRLMLANLRRVHAAGIPVVMGTDAGNPLTLHGPSVYREMAAMAEAGLSPMDVLVASTRNGARAMGRNDIGTVERGKVADLVVLDANPLADVANYRRVSRVVRGGKVWTRRELEYR, from the coding sequence ATGTTCCGGACTGCAGCCATCGTTCTCGCCCTGCTCTTCGGCAGGGAGCAGCTTTCCGCGCAGGCTTCCAGTGCGGGCGGGCCGGTAACCGCGCTGGTGGGGGGCACGCTCATCGACGGCACTGGGCGCCGGCCGGTGCCCGGCGCGACGGTGGTGATGCAGGACGGGAGGATCGTGTGCGCGGGGAGGTGCGCGGTGCCGGCGGGGGCGCGGAGGGTGGACGTGCGCGGCAAGTACGTCATCCCGGGACTCGTGGACGGGCACGTGCACTACTCGCAGACCGGGTGGGCCGACGGGCGCCCCGATGCGCTCGACGTGCGCGCGCGCTTCCCGTACGACTCCACGATCGCGTCGCTGCAGGCGCACCCGGAGCGGTTCTATCGCAGCCACCTCTGCTCGGGGGTGACGGCGACGTTTGACGTGGGGGGATACCCGTGGACGTGGGCGCTGCGCGAGGGGGCGGAGAGGTCGACCGCGGCGCCGCACGTGGCTGCGGCGGGGCCGCTCCTCTCCACGCGCGACCACTGGGTGAACCTGCCGGCGGAGCGGCAGTTCGTGCATACCGCCACCGACTCGGCCACGCGGGCGGGGGCGCGCATGGCCGCTGCCTGGGAGAGCGACGCGGTGAAGGTGTGGTACCTGGTGGGCGCGAATTCGCCGGACACCGCCGCATCCAAGTCGCGCATCCGCGTGGCGGCCGAGGAGGCGCGGCGCGCGGGGATTCCGCTCATCGTGCACGCCACCAGCCTGTGGGCCGCCAAGGACGCACTGCGCGCCGGCGCCAAGCTCCTCGTGCACTCGGTGGAAGACGTGGCGGTCGATGACGAGTTCCTGCGGCTCGCGCGCGAGGCGGGCGCATCGTACAACCCGACGCTCACGGTGCGCGAGGGGTACCTTCAGCTGCGGGAGCAGCGCTTCAACCCGCAGGGACTTCCGCTGGAGTGCGTGGACCCGGCCACCCGCGCCAAGGCCTTCCTGACCGACTCACTTCCGCCGGCGGGCGGCGACAACGCGGCGATCCGGGCCCGCGCCGCGGAGGGCTACCGGCTGATGCTGGCGAACCTGCGGCGCGTCCACGCCGCGGGGATTCCGGTGGTGATGGGCACCGACGCCGGCAATCCCCTCACGCTGCACGGCCCCTCCGTGTACCGCGAGATGGCCGCCATGGCCGAGGCCGGGCTCTCGCCGATGGACGTGCTCGTCGCCAGCACCCGCAACGGCGCACGGGCTATGGGGAGGAACGACATCGGGACGGTGGAGCGGGGGAAGGTTGCCGACCTGGTGGTGCTGGACGCCAACCCGCTCGCCGACGTGGCGAACTACCGCAGGGTGTCGCGGGTGGTGCGCGGCGGAAAGGTCTGGACGCGGCGGGAGCTGGAGTACCGCTGA
- a CDS encoding LemA family protein gives MTILIVLAVGVLIAFMIVGMYNRLVKLRVTAQNAWSDIDVQLKRRSDLVPNLVETVKGYAVHERGTLEAVTAARARAVAASGAGPAERAAAEAALSSALQGLTVAVEDYPELQASANFLDLQTQLAETEDRISDSRRYYNAVVRDLNTAVQTFPSNLLAGPMGFQEREFFEAAEAERATPAVRF, from the coding sequence ATGACCATCCTGATCGTCCTCGCAGTCGGTGTCCTGATCGCGTTCATGATCGTGGGGATGTACAACCGGCTCGTGAAGCTGCGCGTGACGGCGCAGAACGCGTGGTCGGACATCGACGTGCAGCTCAAGCGGCGCTCGGACCTGGTGCCGAACCTGGTGGAGACGGTGAAGGGGTACGCCGTCCACGAGCGGGGGACGCTGGAGGCCGTGACCGCCGCACGCGCGCGCGCCGTCGCAGCGAGCGGTGCCGGCCCCGCCGAGCGCGCCGCAGCCGAGGCGGCGCTGAGCAGTGCGCTCCAGGGGCTCACCGTCGCCGTGGAGGACTACCCGGAGCTGCAGGCCTCCGCCAACTTCCTCGACCTCCAGACGCAGCTCGCCGAGACCGAGGACAGGATCAGCGACTCGCGCCGCTACTACAACGCCGTGGTGCGCGACCTGAACACCGCCGTGCAGACCTTCCCCTCCAACCTGCTCGCCGGGCCGATGGGCTTCCAGGAGCGCGAGTTCTTTGAGGCCGCCGAGGCCGAGCGCGCAACCCCCGCCGTCCGCTTCTGA
- a CDS encoding HNH endonuclease signature motif containing protein, with protein MNPAVPPEQQIHFLQQLQRLLNDGSFVATYKFALLHAIADLAVLHGNDSGGELRLGTREIAEEIIELYWRQALPFPAGGTGTALVLRQNTGRQAAILVKILQAQESCGTSLVRYRRRRSEWERLVREVDQVVREMPLWRLQTVGNERLSFLYENVDTGNEITLKPGVAFCLRAFYPLILDLVRGVWLRHVRTYNTAALGESSELGAFLFGTGRGSLAVYQPILVEVQNGTCFYCRSALHGAGEVDHFIPWTRYPVDLGHNFVLAHAGCNRSKSDHLAAEGHLEHWLSRNEAFSGVLASAFDAAGAAYSVAASTQIGRWAYAHTSRIGGQVWEKGNLLRPLSPHWETLFLSSNTLVRSAW; from the coding sequence ATGAACCCCGCCGTACCGCCGGAGCAGCAGATCCACTTTCTGCAGCAGCTCCAACGGCTGTTGAATGACGGTAGCTTCGTCGCGACTTACAAGTTCGCGTTGTTGCACGCCATCGCCGATCTCGCGGTGCTACATGGCAACGACTCGGGCGGGGAGCTCCGTCTCGGAACACGGGAGATCGCGGAGGAGATCATCGAGTTGTACTGGCGCCAGGCCCTCCCGTTTCCCGCGGGCGGGACGGGTACCGCTCTTGTCCTGAGGCAGAATACAGGACGGCAGGCGGCCATCCTCGTCAAGATCCTTCAAGCGCAGGAGAGTTGCGGCACATCGCTGGTGCGGTACCGCAGGCGCAGAAGCGAATGGGAGCGGCTGGTGCGCGAGGTCGATCAAGTCGTTCGCGAGATGCCACTCTGGAGGCTGCAGACCGTCGGTAACGAGCGCCTTTCGTTCCTGTACGAGAACGTCGATACTGGCAATGAGATCACGCTCAAGCCGGGCGTCGCGTTCTGCCTTCGCGCATTCTACCCGCTGATTCTGGATCTTGTACGTGGCGTCTGGCTGCGCCACGTGCGTACTTACAACACGGCCGCGCTCGGCGAGAGTAGTGAGCTCGGAGCATTCCTGTTCGGGACGGGTCGCGGGTCGCTCGCGGTGTATCAGCCGATTCTCGTCGAGGTGCAGAATGGTACCTGCTTCTACTGTCGGTCTGCTCTGCACGGCGCGGGGGAGGTAGATCACTTCATACCCTGGACTCGCTACCCCGTGGACCTTGGGCATAACTTCGTTCTCGCGCATGCCGGCTGCAATCGGAGCAAGTCGGATCACTTGGCTGCCGAGGGGCATCTCGAGCACTGGCTCTCGCGCAACGAAGCATTCTCGGGCGTACTGGCAAGCGCGTTTGATGCTGCCGGTGCGGCCTACTCCGTAGCCGCGAGTACCCAGATCGGCCGCTGGGCGTACGCCCACACCTCACGAATCGGAGGACAGGTCTGGGAAAAAGGAAACCTCCTTCGACCGCTCTCGCCGCATTGGGAGACTTTGTTCCTTTCTTCCAACACGCTGGTCCGATCAGCGTGGTGA
- a CDS encoding ParA family protein, with protein sequence MAHITCFTVQKGGAGKTSMTVNVAGTLAGAYGLRTLVIDADPQCNATAALLGSDYADPGYGPTFADVLEGRSTIAEAAVQKSFPTLWTLPGSEKLVAYEMARDDARRGRVIHSVASLLSEAIPEEIDVVLIDTPPSGGIWLQVALAAAHSYTVVATPDDFSASGVLKLIGTVDQVCADFNPALRRAGFLINQYRRTSEGDQYVRFYRDCFPDDVFRTVFPMRGVIGSSRGMRMPVELYERLYRVSTPAAPLFREVAAEWMERVGIEGRGAVPRFDGEQMGIGLQAVEVAA encoded by the coding sequence ATGGCACACATCACCTGCTTCACCGTCCAGAAGGGCGGTGCGGGCAAGACCAGCATGACGGTAAACGTGGCCGGCACGCTGGCCGGGGCCTATGGGCTCCGCACCCTGGTGATCGACGCGGACCCGCAGTGCAACGCCACGGCGGCGCTGCTGGGGTCCGACTACGCCGACCCGGGCTATGGGCCCACCTTTGCGGACGTGCTGGAGGGGCGCTCCACCATCGCCGAGGCCGCCGTGCAGAAAAGCTTTCCGACGCTGTGGACGCTGCCGGGGTCGGAAAAGCTGGTGGCGTACGAGATGGCGCGCGACGACGCGCGGCGCGGACGGGTGATCCACTCCGTCGCGTCGCTCCTCTCCGAGGCGATCCCGGAGGAGATCGATGTGGTGCTGATCGACACGCCGCCCTCGGGCGGGATCTGGCTGCAGGTGGCGCTGGCGGCGGCGCACAGCTACACCGTAGTCGCCACGCCGGACGACTTCTCGGCCAGCGGCGTGCTCAAGCTGATCGGCACGGTGGACCAGGTGTGCGCCGACTTCAACCCGGCGCTGCGCCGCGCGGGCTTCCTCATCAACCAGTACCGCCGCACCTCCGAGGGCGACCAGTACGTCCGCTTCTACCGCGACTGCTTCCCGGACGACGTCTTCCGCACGGTCTTTCCAATGCGTGGCGTGATCGGGTCGTCGCGCGGGATGCGTATGCCGGTGGAGCTGTACGAGCGGCTGTACCGGGTGAGCACGCCGGCCGCCCCCCTCTTCCGCGAAGTCGCGGCGGAGTGGATGGAGCGCGTGGGGATCGAGGGGCGTGGCGCGGTGCCGCGTTTCGACGGTGAGCAGATGGGGATCGGGCTGCAGGCGGTGGAGGTGGCGGCATGA
- a CDS encoding FAD-dependent oxidoreductase — MTQHTHTPPRDEARWETCVQLARTLLMVGEGDRDLVKEYLEILIERGLPQGGPPKKVLIVGAGIAGLVAGWLLKNAGHQVTIVEANGNRIGGRLKTFRQDQWRPDLGAPFVDRKQYAEAGAMRLPDFHPLVLALIDKLGLPRRPFFNIDVEGPVEPQPGVRVPPVVYPPFDGSGEWRNGPDSPDYRFPKQRNNAWLRTNGQQVRRADYNNGPREINEGFGVPAEQAGTAAGKLVNEALDCVRDYFSTGEGGKRVRKPFPEWVEGWARVIYDFDPYSMWGFLKEHAGFSDETIEAVGTIENLTSRLPLSFFHTFLGRSDIRPDATYWEIEGGNWRLPYAFLAFLRDEIRMGQRLVQMEYWHPERDCNQCVHVGPDGPAVWIKCVGEEADEDRGGSTGKKPVFEEFTADVAIVTIPFSSLRHVIVDPLFSYKKRRAIIELHYDSATKVLLEFSRRWWEFTEEEWKRELDAIRPGLYEHFQAGGEGQGSSALLGPIRGWTRRASPGGRRPSTPSCATRARASRRRRTSSAAAPSPTTPTASSTTRRTGWRGARAEWCSPATAGRTTRRAGTPCPTTSAMHSRCAGCSRSTARASRCSTPERGRRRAGFATATRLARRRCSRRVSSRSSIPASRPPRGPSTSRASIRR; from the coding sequence ATGACACAACACACCCACACGCCGCCGCGCGACGAGGCGCGGTGGGAGACCTGTGTCCAACTCGCCCGCACCCTGCTGATGGTGGGCGAGGGCGACCGGGACCTGGTGAAGGAGTACCTCGAGATCCTGATCGAGCGCGGGCTGCCCCAGGGCGGGCCGCCGAAGAAGGTGCTGATCGTGGGGGCGGGGATCGCGGGGCTGGTAGCCGGGTGGCTCCTCAAGAACGCGGGGCACCAGGTCACCATCGTGGAGGCGAACGGCAACCGGATCGGCGGGCGGCTCAAGACATTCCGGCAGGACCAGTGGCGCCCGGACCTTGGGGCGCCCTTTGTCGACCGAAAGCAGTACGCGGAGGCAGGAGCCATGCGCCTTCCCGACTTCCACCCACTCGTGCTCGCGCTCATCGACAAGCTGGGACTTCCGCGCCGGCCCTTCTTCAACATCGACGTAGAGGGCCCGGTGGAGCCGCAACCGGGCGTGCGCGTGCCGCCCGTGGTGTATCCACCGTTCGATGGGAGCGGCGAGTGGCGCAACGGGCCGGACAGCCCCGACTACCGCTTCCCGAAGCAGCGAAACAACGCGTGGCTGCGCACCAACGGGCAGCAGGTGCGGCGTGCAGACTACAACAACGGTCCGCGCGAGATCAATGAGGGGTTCGGGGTGCCGGCGGAGCAGGCGGGGACGGCGGCCGGAAAGCTCGTGAACGAGGCGCTGGACTGCGTGCGTGACTACTTCTCGACTGGCGAGGGCGGGAAGCGAGTGCGCAAGCCGTTCCCGGAGTGGGTGGAGGGGTGGGCGCGGGTGATCTACGACTTCGATCCGTACTCCATGTGGGGCTTCCTCAAGGAGCACGCGGGGTTCAGCGACGAGACGATCGAGGCCGTGGGGACGATTGAGAACCTGACGTCGCGCCTGCCGCTCTCCTTCTTCCACACCTTCCTTGGCCGCAGCGACATCCGGCCGGACGCGACGTACTGGGAGATCGAGGGGGGGAACTGGCGCCTGCCGTACGCCTTCCTCGCCTTTCTGCGCGACGAGATCCGCATGGGGCAGCGGCTGGTGCAGATGGAGTACTGGCACCCCGAGCGCGACTGCAACCAGTGCGTGCACGTGGGACCAGACGGCCCGGCGGTGTGGATCAAGTGCGTGGGCGAGGAGGCCGACGAGGACCGCGGCGGGTCCACGGGGAAGAAGCCGGTGTTTGAGGAGTTCACGGCGGACGTGGCGATCGTCACCATCCCGTTCTCCAGCCTGCGCCACGTGATCGTGGACCCGCTCTTCAGCTACAAGAAGCGCCGCGCCATCATCGAGCTGCACTACGACTCGGCCACCAAGGTGCTGCTGGAGTTCAGCCGCCGCTGGTGGGAGTTCACCGAGGAGGAGTGGAAGCGCGAGCTGGACGCCATCCGGCCCGGGCTGTACGAGCACTTCCAGGCCGGCGGCGAGGGGCAGGGCTCGTCCGCGCTGCTGGGGCCGATCCGGGGGTGGACGAGACGCGCATCGCCGGGCGGGAGAAGGCCTTCTACGCCGAGCTGCGCCACCAGAGCCCGCGCCAGCAGGAGGCGACGCACGTCTTCGGCGGCGGCACCATCACCGACAACCCCAACCGCTTCATCTACTACCCGTCGCACCGGGTGGAGGGGAGCGAGGGCGGAGTGGTGCTCGCCAGCTACAGCTGGGCGGACGACGCGGCGCGCTGGGACTCCATGTCCGACGACGAGCGCTATGCATTCGCGCTGCGCGGGCTGCAGTCGATCCACGGCGCGCGCATCGAGGTGTTCTACACCGGAAAGGGGCAGACGCAGAGCTGGCTTCGCAACCGCTACGCGTTTGGCGAGGCGGCGGTGTTCACGCCGGGTCAGCTCACGCAGTTCCATCCCAGCATCCCGACCCCCGAGGGGCCCGTCCACTTCGCGGGCGAGCATACGTCGCTGA
- a CDS encoding ParB N-terminal domain-containing protein, with the protein MSKAPRPALDLSKQRAAFTQVSSQLAGMAPSHPAAVVDGATRAKNHLTLPIAQIEEEGAYVREVESEEELADLASSIRIDGDVPGAIGVRRVGPPVAPRFVLVYGRRRLHAARLAGLRTVTVRDLGPISEEEAFLQQIAENESRRAMSVMDACLAYYRAHHGFGHTQAVLAARAGKSPGYVSWMTKGGEALAQMTEEERAALARHPRMGTAVFRDTSSKPLPERVATLRAMARSVVAGAAQAADAVPSPIRWSAARGGTLRLNAHLDPKRLHDDREYRAEVRGLVERLEQMLAEADGG; encoded by the coding sequence ATGAGCAAGGCCCCACGTCCGGCGCTGGACCTTTCGAAGCAGCGCGCCGCCTTCACACAGGTGTCCAGCCAGCTCGCGGGGATGGCGCCGTCGCACCCGGCGGCGGTGGTGGACGGCGCCACGCGCGCCAAGAATCACCTGACGCTCCCAATCGCGCAGATCGAGGAGGAGGGCGCCTACGTGCGCGAGGTGGAAAGCGAGGAGGAGCTCGCGGATCTGGCGAGCTCCATCCGCATCGACGGCGACGTGCCGGGCGCCATCGGCGTGCGGCGCGTGGGACCGCCGGTCGCGCCGCGCTTCGTGCTCGTGTACGGGCGGCGCCGCCTGCACGCCGCCCGGCTCGCCGGCCTGCGTACGGTCACGGTGCGCGACCTGGGGCCCATCAGCGAGGAGGAAGCCTTCCTCCAGCAGATCGCGGAGAACGAGTCGCGCAGGGCGATGTCGGTGATGGATGCGTGCCTGGCGTACTATCGCGCGCACCACGGCTTCGGACACACCCAGGCGGTGCTCGCGGCGCGCGCGGGGAAGAGCCCCGGCTACGTGAGCTGGATGACGAAGGGCGGCGAAGCGCTGGCGCAGATGACCGAGGAGGAGCGCGCCGCCCTCGCCCGCCATCCGCGCATGGGCACCGCCGTATTCCGCGACACCTCGTCGAAGCCGCTCCCGGAGCGCGTGGCGACGCTCCGCGCCATGGCCCGCTCCGTCGTCGCCGGCGCGGCGCAGGCCGCGGATGCCGTCCCCTCGCCGATCCGCTGGTCGGCGGCGCGCGGCGGCACCCTGCGCCTGAACGCGCACCTCGATCCCAAGCGGCTCCACGACGACCGGGAGTACCGTGCGGAGGTGCGGGGCCTAGTCGAGCGGCTGGAGCAGATGCTGGCGGAGGCGGACGGCGGCTGA
- a CDS encoding DUF2207 domain-containing protein: protein MRRLLALGAILLALGAPLHAQERSIRIRDFDALLTVGRDGGLDVTERLTIGFTGQWKGVNRDVLLRQVTGEGRKEVLDLEVTSVTDGDGKPMNVEEEDLEDGWTKRLRIYVPGARDADRQIVIRYHVSNAIRFFYEGSKTGPMDELYWNVTGSQWDMPIDRVHGRVVLPAGAQARQVAVYTGPEGTELAGSHGESRVTENGVEFASTRPLAPFEGVTVGVGWPPGFVTTRPSDSAHRTAETVRLWPLALPLLAFGLSFRAWRRRGRDPREESIVVQYDPPASMPPAEVGTLVDHTAEMRDITSTLVDMAVRGYIGIEERTEKKLMGLFTSTDYTFYRRRPRDEWGELAEHERLYLTALFQNAEESEESWEELRAVAHASGDEPDRPRRGRARGGSESVMLSDLSEKFYTSLPGIRDALYASLVERGYYLRRPDKVKNLWLGLSFVVLIVSVFGAFIAFDSTLSWVSAGALAAGGVVSAIIVFIFSRIMPARTPEGARAREAALGFREFLSRVESERYRRMITSPEMFERYLPYAMAFGVEGRWARAFEDIYREPPQWYRGTGTGHFHATDFSSRMSAMSSTAGSTMSSSPSSSGSGSGGGGSSGGGSGGGGGSGF, encoded by the coding sequence ATGCGCCGCCTGCTCGCGCTCGGGGCGATACTCCTCGCCCTCGGGGCGCCGCTGCACGCGCAGGAGCGCTCGATCCGCATCCGCGACTTCGACGCGCTCCTGACGGTGGGGCGCGACGGGGGGCTGGACGTCACCGAGCGGCTCACCATCGGGTTCACCGGCCAGTGGAAGGGCGTGAACCGCGACGTCCTGCTGCGCCAGGTCACCGGCGAGGGGCGCAAGGAGGTGCTCGATTTGGAGGTCACCTCTGTGACCGACGGCGACGGCAAGCCGATGAACGTGGAAGAGGAGGACCTGGAGGACGGCTGGACGAAGCGCCTGCGCATCTACGTCCCCGGCGCGCGCGACGCGGACCGGCAGATCGTGATCCGCTACCACGTGTCCAACGCCATCCGCTTCTTCTACGAGGGAAGCAAGACGGGGCCGATGGACGAGCTGTACTGGAACGTGACCGGCAGCCAGTGGGACATGCCGATCGACCGCGTGCACGGCCGCGTGGTGCTCCCGGCCGGTGCACAGGCGCGGCAGGTGGCGGTGTACACGGGGCCGGAGGGGACCGAGCTCGCCGGCTCCCACGGCGAGTCGCGCGTGACGGAGAACGGCGTCGAGTTCGCCTCGACGCGCCCGCTGGCGCCGTTCGAGGGAGTGACGGTGGGGGTCGGCTGGCCGCCGGGGTTCGTCACCACGCGCCCCAGCGACTCCGCGCACCGTACCGCGGAGACAGTGCGCCTGTGGCCTCTCGCCCTCCCGCTCCTGGCGTTCGGCCTCAGCTTCCGCGCATGGCGCCGGCGCGGGCGCGATCCGCGGGAAGAGTCGATCGTCGTCCAGTACGACCCGCCCGCCTCCATGCCCCCCGCCGAGGTGGGGACGCTGGTCGACCACACCGCCGAGATGCGCGACATCACCTCCACGCTGGTGGACATGGCGGTGCGCGGCTACATCGGGATCGAGGAGCGGACGGAGAAGAAGCTGATGGGGCTCTTCACCAGCACCGACTACACGTTCTACCGGCGCCGTCCGCGCGACGAGTGGGGCGAGCTGGCGGAGCACGAGCGGCTCTACCTCACCGCGCTCTTCCAGAACGCCGAGGAGTCGGAGGAGAGCTGGGAAGAGCTGCGCGCCGTCGCCCACGCCTCCGGCGACGAGCCGGATCGCCCGCGCCGCGGCCGCGCGCGCGGCGGCAGCGAATCGGTGATGCTTTCCGATCTCTCCGAAAAATTCTACACGTCGCTCCCTGGCATCCGCGACGCGCTGTACGCGAGCCTGGTGGAGCGCGGCTATTACCTGCGCCGGCCGGACAAGGTCAAGAACCTGTGGCTGGGGCTGTCGTTCGTGGTGCTGATCGTATCCGTGTTCGGCGCCTTCATCGCCTTCGACTCGACGCTCTCCTGGGTATCGGCCGGCGCGCTCGCGGCTGGGGGGGTGGTGAGCGCCATCATCGTCTTCATCTTCTCGCGCATCATGCCGGCGCGCACGCCCGAGGGGGCGCGGGCGCGGGAGGCGGCGCTGGGCTTCCGCGAATTCCTGAGCCGCGTGGAGAGCGAGCGCTACCGGCGGATGATCACCTCGCCGGAGATGTTCGAGCGGTACCTTCCCTACGCGATGGCCTTTGGCGTGGAGGGACGCTGGGCGCGTGCCTTCGAGGACATCTACCGCGAGCCGCCGCAGTGGTACCGCGGCACTGGCACCGGGCACTTCCACGCGACCGATTTCTCGTCGCGGATGAGCGCCATGTCCAGCACGGCCGGGAGCACGATGTCGTCCAGCCCCAGCTCGTCCGGTTCCGGCTCGGGGGGCGGCGGGTCGAGTGGCGGGGGGAGCGGCGGCGGGGGCGGCAGCGGCTTCTGA